Proteins encoded by one window of Papio anubis isolate 15944 chromosome 7, Panubis1.0, whole genome shotgun sequence:
- the PLCB2 gene encoding 1-phosphatidylinositol 4,5-bisphosphate phosphodiesterase beta-2 isoform X13, whose translation MSLLNPVLLPPRVKAYLSQGERFIKWDDETTIASPVILRVDPKGYYLYWTYQSKEMEFLDITSIRDTRFGKFAKMPKSQKLRDVFNMDFPDNSFLLKTLTVVSGPDMVDLTFHNFVSYKENVGKVWAEDILALVKHPLTANASRSTFLDKILVKLKMQLNSEGKIPVKNFFQMFPADRKRVEAALSACHLPKGKEPSGLIRP comes from the exons ATGTCTCTGCTCAACCCTGTGCTGCTGCCCCCCAGGGTGAAGGCCTATCTGAGCCAAGGGGAGCGCTTCATCAAATGGGATGAT GAAACTACAATTGCCTCTCCAGTTATCCTCCGTGTGGATCCTAAGGGCTACTACTTATACTGGACATATCAAAGCAAG GAGATGGAGTTTCTGGATATCACCAGCATCCGGGACACTCGCTTTGGGAAGTTTGCCAAGATGCCCAAG AGCCAGAAGCTCCGGGACGTCTTCAACATGGACTTTCCTGACAACAGCTTCCTGCTGAAGACGCTCACTGTGGTGTCTGGCCCGGACATGGTGGACCTCACCTTCCACAACTTCGTCTCCTACAAGGAGAACGTGGGCAAG GTCTGGGCTGAGGACATACTGGCCCTAGTCAAGCATCCGCTGACGGCCAACGCCTCCCGCAGCACCTTCCTGGACAAGAT CCTCGTGAAGCTCAAGATGCAGCTCAACTCTGAAGGGAAGATTCCAGTGAAGAA CTTTTTCCAGATGTTTCCTGCTGACCGCAAGCGGGTGGAAGCTGCTCTCAGTGCCTGCCACCTCCCTAAAGGCAAG GAGCCCTCTGGGCTGATACGGCCCTGA
- the PLCB2 gene encoding 1-phosphatidylinositol 4,5-bisphosphate phosphodiesterase beta-2 isoform X2, whose amino-acid sequence MSLLNPVLLPPRVKAYLSQGERFIKWDDETTIASPVILRVDPKGYYLYWTYQSKEMEFLDITSIRDTRFGKFAKMPKSQKLRDVFNMDFPDNSFLLKTLTVVSGPDMVDLTFHNFVSYKENVGKVWAEDILALVKHPLTANASRSTFLDKILVKLKMQLNSEGKIPVKNFFQMFPADRKRVEAALSACHLPKGKNDAINPEDFPEPVYKSFLMSLCPRPEIDEIFTSYHAKAKPYMTKEHLTKFINQKQRDSRLNSLLFPPARPDQVQGLIDKYEPSGINVQRGQLSPEGMVWFLCGPENSVLAQDKLLLHHDMTQPLNHYFINSSHNTYLTAGQFSGLSSAEMYRQVLLSGCRCVELDCWKGKPPDEEPIITHGFTMTTDIFFKEAIEAIAESAFKTSPYPIILSFENHVDSPRQQAKMAEYCRTIFGDMLLTEPLEKFPLKPGVPLPSPEDLRGKILIKNKKNQFSSPTSSSKDPGGEAEGSSPRSAPAGEGTVWAGEEGTELEDEEVEEEEEEESGNLDEEEIKKMQSDEGTAGLEVTAYEEMSSLVNYIQPTKFISFEFSAQKNRSYVISSFTELKAYDLLSKASVQFVDYNKRQMSRIYPKGTRMDSSNYMPQMFWNAGCQMVALNFQTMDLPMQQNMAVFEFNGQSGYLLKHEFMRRPDKQFNPFSVDRIDVVVATTLSITVISGQFLSERSVRTYVEVELFGLPGDPKRRYRTKLSPSTNSINPVWKEEPFVFEKILMPELASLRVAVMEEGNKFLGHRIIPINALNSGYHHLCLHSESNMPLTMPALFVFLEMKDYVPGAWADLTVALANPIKFFNAHDKRSVKLKEVMGGLPEKPFPLASPVASQVNGALAPKSNGSPAKAWAREEAMKEVAEPRTASLEELRELKGVVKLQRRHEKELRELERRGARRWEELLQRGAAQLAELGPRGAGGGGAGKLGPGKGSRKKRSLPCEESAGTAPGESPEGMDARVRELKDRLELELLRQGEEQYECVLKRKEQHAAEQISKMMELAREKQAAELKALKETAEIDTKEMKKKLETKRLERIQGMTKVTADKMAQERLKREINNSHIQEVVQVIKQMTENLEKHQEKLEEKQAACLEQIREMEKQASLLSPQFQKEALAEYEARMKGLEAEVKESVRACFRTCFPSETKDKPERDCECPPELCEQDPVVAKTDVQESHL is encoded by the exons ATGTCTCTGCTCAACCCTGTGCTGCTGCCCCCCAGGGTGAAGGCCTATCTGAGCCAAGGGGAGCGCTTCATCAAATGGGATGAT GAAACTACAATTGCCTCTCCAGTTATCCTCCGTGTGGATCCTAAGGGCTACTACTTATACTGGACATATCAAAGCAAG GAGATGGAGTTTCTGGATATCACCAGCATCCGGGACACTCGCTTTGGGAAGTTTGCCAAGATGCCCAAG AGCCAGAAGCTCCGGGACGTCTTCAACATGGACTTTCCTGACAACAGCTTCCTGCTGAAGACGCTCACTGTGGTGTCTGGCCCGGACATGGTGGACCTCACCTTCCACAACTTCGTCTCCTACAAGGAGAACGTGGGCAAG GTCTGGGCTGAGGACATACTGGCCCTAGTCAAGCATCCGCTGACGGCCAACGCCTCCCGCAGCACCTTCCTGGACAAGAT CCTCGTGAAGCTCAAGATGCAGCTCAACTCTGAAGGGAAGATTCCAGTGAAGAA CTTTTTCCAGATGTTTCCTGCTGACCGCAAGCGGGTGGAAGCTGCTCTCAGTGCCTGCCACCTCCCTAAAGGCAAG AATGACGCCATCAATCCTGAGGACTTCCCAGAACCTGTCTACAAGAGTTTCCTCATGAGCCTCTGTCCTCGGCCAGAAATAGATGAGATCTTCACTTCTTA CCATGCTAAGGCCAAACCCTACATGACGAAGGAGCACCTGACCAAATTCATCAACCAGAAACAGCGGGACTCCCGGCTTAACTCCCTGCTGTTCCCGCCAGCACGGCCTGACCAGGTGCAGGGCCTCATCGACAAGTATGAGCCCAGTGGCATCAATGTGCAGAGGG GCCAGTTGTCACCTGAGGGCATGGTCTGGTTTCTCTGTGGGCCGGAGAACAGTGTGCTGGCCCAGGACAAGCTGCTGCTCCACCACGACATGACACAGCCACTCAATCATTACTTCATCAACTCGTCCCACAACACCTACCTGACAG CCGGCCAGTTCTCAGGCCTCTCCTCGGCTGAGATGTACCGCCAGGTGCTGCTGTCCGGCTGCCGTTGCGTGGAGCTAGATTGCTGGAAGGGGAAACCCCCTGACGAAGAGCCCATTATCACCCACGGCTTCACCATGACCACAGACATCTTCTTCAAA GAAGCAATTGAGGCTATTGCAGAAAGCGCCTTTAAGACCTCCCCGTATCCTATCATCCTGTCATTTGAGAACCATGTGGACTC ACCCCGCCAGCAGGCTAAGATGGCTGAGTATTGCCGGACGATCTTTGGGGATATGCTGCTCACAGAGCCCCTGGAAAAGTTCCCA CTGAAACCAGGTGtccccctgcccagccctgagGATCTCAGGGGCAAGATCCTCATCAAGAACAAGAAGAACCAGTTTTCCAGCCCCACCTCCTCCAGTAAGGATCCTGggggggaggctgagggcagcagCCCACGCAGTGCCCCTGCAGGTGAGGGCACAG TGTGGGCTGGCGAGGAAGGGACTGAGCTGGAGGACgaggaggtggaagaggaagaggaggaggagtcaGGAAACCTGGACGAAGAAGAGATTAAGAAGATGCAGTCGGATGAG GGCACAGCGGGCCTGGAAGTGACGGCTTATGAGGAGATGTCCAGCCTAGTCAATTACATTCAGCCCACCAAGTTCATCTCCTTTGAGTTCTCTGCTC AAAAGAACCGAAGTTATGTCATCTCGTCCTTCACAGAACTCAAGGCATATGACCTGCTCTCCAAGGCCTCGGTGCAGTTTGTGGA CTACAACAAGCGCCAGATGAGCCGCATTTACCCCAAGGGAACCCGCATGGACTCCTCCAACTACATGCCCCAGATGTTCTGGAATGCTGGATGCCAGATGGTTGCCCTCAACTTCCAGACGATGG ACTTGCCCATGCAGCAGAACATGGCAGTGTTTGAGTTCAATGGGCAGAGCGGCTACCTCCTCAAGCACGAGTTCATGCGCCGGCCGGACAAGCAGTTCAACCCCTTCTCAGTGGACCGCATCGACGTGGTGGTGGCCACCACCCTTTCTATCACG GTGATCTCTGGGCAGTTCCTGTCAGAACGCAGCGTGCGCACCTATGTGGAAGTGGAGCTGTTTGGCCTTCCTGGGGACCCCAAGAGGCGCTACCGAACTAAGCTGTCACCCAGTACCAATTCCATCAATCCTGTCTGGAAGGAGGAGCCCTTTGTCTTTGAGAAG ATCTTGATGCCTGAGCTGGCCTCTCTCAGGGTGGCTGTGATGGAGGAAGGCAACAAGTTTCTTGGACACCGCATCATCCCCATCAATGCCCTAAATTCTG GGTACCACCACCTGTGCCTACACAGTGAGAGCAACATGCCCCTCACCATGCCTGCGCTCTTCGTCTTCCTGGAGATGAAGGACTACGTACCTGGTGCCTGGGCAG ATCTCACTGTGGCCCTCGCCAACCCCATCAAGTTCTTCAATGCCCATGACAAGAGGTCTGTGAAGCTCAAGGAGGTCATGGGAGGGCTGCCTGAG AAGCCCTTCCCACTGGCGAGTCCAGTTGCCAGCCAGGTCAATGGTGCGTTGGCCCCAAAGAGCAATGGGTCACCAG CCAAGGCCTGGGCCAGGGAAGAGGCTATGAAAGAAGTTGCGG AGCCACGGACCGCCAGCCTGGAGGAGCTCCGGGAGCTAAAGGGCGTCGTGAAGCTGCAGCGGCGGCACGAGAAGGAACTGCGGGAGTTGGAGCGGCGCGGAGCGCGGCGCTGGGAGGAGCTGCTGCAGCGGGGCGCGGCGCAGCTGGCCGAGCTCGGGCCACGGGGCGCGGGGGGTGGCGGGGCCGGCAAGCTCGGCCCGGGCAAAGGCTCTCGCAAGAAGAG GAGCCTGCCTTGCGAGGAGAGCGCCGGAACCGCGCCGGGCGAGAGCCCTGAGGGCATGGACGCGCGCGTGCGGGAGCTGAAGgacaggctggagctggagctgctgcGGCAGGGCGAGGAGCAGTACGAGTGCGTTCTGAAGCGCAAGGAGCAGCACGCGGCCGAG CAAATCTCCAAAATGATGGAGCTGGCCAGAGAGAAACAGGCGGCAGAGCTGAAGGCCCTGAAGGAGACGGCGGAGAT CGACAccaaagagatgaagaaaaagctGGAGACCAAGAGACTGGAGCGGATCCAGGGCATGACCAAAGTCACCGCAGATAAGATGGCCCAGGAGAG GTTGAAGAGAGAGATTAACAACTCCCACATCCAGGAAGTAGTGCAGGTGATCAAGCAG ATGACAGAGAACTTGGAGAAGCACCAGGAGAAGCTGGAAGAGAAGCAGGCTGCTTGCCTGGAACAGATACGGGAGATGGAAAAGCAG GCGTCCTTGCTGTCTCCACAGTTCCAGAAGGAGGCGCTGGCAGAGTATGAGGCCAGGATGAagggtctggaggcagaggtgaaggAGTCGGTGAGGGCCTGCTTCAGGACCTGCTTTCCCTCTGAGACCAAGGACAAGCCTGAGAGGGACTGCGAGTGCCCCCCGGAGCTGTGTGAGCAGGACCCAGTCGTAGCAAAGACAGATGTCCAGGAGAGCCACCTTTGA
- the PLCB2 gene encoding 1-phosphatidylinositol 4,5-bisphosphate phosphodiesterase beta-2 isoform X12, with the protein MSLLNPVLLPPRVKAYLSQGERFIKWDDETTIASPVILRVDPKGYYLYWTYQSKEMEFLDITSIRDTRFGKFAKMPKSQKLRDVFNMDFPDNSFLLKTLTVVSGPDMVDLTFHNFVSYKENVGKVWAEDILALVKHPLTANASRSTFLDKILVKLKMQLNSEGKIPVKNFFQMFPADRKRVEAALSACHLPKGKNDAINPEDFPEPVYKSFLMSLCPRPEIDEIFTSYHAKAKPYMTKEHLTKFINQKQRDSRLNSLLFPPARPDQVQGLIDKYEPSGINVQRGQLSPEGMVWFLCGPENSVLAQDKLLLHHDMTQPLNHYFINSSHNTYLTAGQFSGLSSAEMYRQVLLSGCRCVELDCWKGKPPDEEPIITHGFTMTTDIFFKEAIEAIAESAFKTSPYPIILSFENHVDSPRQQAKMAEYCRTIFGDMLLTEPLEKFPLKPGVPLPSPEDLRGKILIKNKKNQFSSPTSSSKDPGGEAEGSSPRSAPAGEGTVWAGEEGTELEDEEVEEEEEEESGNLDEEEIKKMQSDEGTAGLEVTAYEEMSSLVNYIQPTKFISFEFSAQKNRSYVISSFTELKAYDLLSKASVQFVDYNKRQMSRIYPKGTRMDSSNYMPQMFWNAGCQMVALNFQTMDLPMQQNMAVFEFNGQSGYLLKHEFMRRPDKQFNPFSVDRIDVVVATTLSITVISGQFLSERSVRTYVEVELFGLPGDPKRRYRTKLSPSTNSINPVWKEEPFVFEKILMPELASLRVAVMEEGNKFLGHRIIPINALNSGYHHLCLHSESNMPLTMPALFVFLEMKDYVPGAWADLTVALANPIKFFNAHDKRSPSHWRVQLPARSMVRWPQRAMGHQPRPGPGKRL; encoded by the exons ATGTCTCTGCTCAACCCTGTGCTGCTGCCCCCCAGGGTGAAGGCCTATCTGAGCCAAGGGGAGCGCTTCATCAAATGGGATGAT GAAACTACAATTGCCTCTCCAGTTATCCTCCGTGTGGATCCTAAGGGCTACTACTTATACTGGACATATCAAAGCAAG GAGATGGAGTTTCTGGATATCACCAGCATCCGGGACACTCGCTTTGGGAAGTTTGCCAAGATGCCCAAG AGCCAGAAGCTCCGGGACGTCTTCAACATGGACTTTCCTGACAACAGCTTCCTGCTGAAGACGCTCACTGTGGTGTCTGGCCCGGACATGGTGGACCTCACCTTCCACAACTTCGTCTCCTACAAGGAGAACGTGGGCAAG GTCTGGGCTGAGGACATACTGGCCCTAGTCAAGCATCCGCTGACGGCCAACGCCTCCCGCAGCACCTTCCTGGACAAGAT CCTCGTGAAGCTCAAGATGCAGCTCAACTCTGAAGGGAAGATTCCAGTGAAGAA CTTTTTCCAGATGTTTCCTGCTGACCGCAAGCGGGTGGAAGCTGCTCTCAGTGCCTGCCACCTCCCTAAAGGCAAG AATGACGCCATCAATCCTGAGGACTTCCCAGAACCTGTCTACAAGAGTTTCCTCATGAGCCTCTGTCCTCGGCCAGAAATAGATGAGATCTTCACTTCTTA CCATGCTAAGGCCAAACCCTACATGACGAAGGAGCACCTGACCAAATTCATCAACCAGAAACAGCGGGACTCCCGGCTTAACTCCCTGCTGTTCCCGCCAGCACGGCCTGACCAGGTGCAGGGCCTCATCGACAAGTATGAGCCCAGTGGCATCAATGTGCAGAGGG GCCAGTTGTCACCTGAGGGCATGGTCTGGTTTCTCTGTGGGCCGGAGAACAGTGTGCTGGCCCAGGACAAGCTGCTGCTCCACCACGACATGACACAGCCACTCAATCATTACTTCATCAACTCGTCCCACAACACCTACCTGACAG CCGGCCAGTTCTCAGGCCTCTCCTCGGCTGAGATGTACCGCCAGGTGCTGCTGTCCGGCTGCCGTTGCGTGGAGCTAGATTGCTGGAAGGGGAAACCCCCTGACGAAGAGCCCATTATCACCCACGGCTTCACCATGACCACAGACATCTTCTTCAAA GAAGCAATTGAGGCTATTGCAGAAAGCGCCTTTAAGACCTCCCCGTATCCTATCATCCTGTCATTTGAGAACCATGTGGACTC ACCCCGCCAGCAGGCTAAGATGGCTGAGTATTGCCGGACGATCTTTGGGGATATGCTGCTCACAGAGCCCCTGGAAAAGTTCCCA CTGAAACCAGGTGtccccctgcccagccctgagGATCTCAGGGGCAAGATCCTCATCAAGAACAAGAAGAACCAGTTTTCCAGCCCCACCTCCTCCAGTAAGGATCCTGggggggaggctgagggcagcagCCCACGCAGTGCCCCTGCAGGTGAGGGCACAG TGTGGGCTGGCGAGGAAGGGACTGAGCTGGAGGACgaggaggtggaagaggaagaggaggaggagtcaGGAAACCTGGACGAAGAAGAGATTAAGAAGATGCAGTCGGATGAG GGCACAGCGGGCCTGGAAGTGACGGCTTATGAGGAGATGTCCAGCCTAGTCAATTACATTCAGCCCACCAAGTTCATCTCCTTTGAGTTCTCTGCTC AAAAGAACCGAAGTTATGTCATCTCGTCCTTCACAGAACTCAAGGCATATGACCTGCTCTCCAAGGCCTCGGTGCAGTTTGTGGA CTACAACAAGCGCCAGATGAGCCGCATTTACCCCAAGGGAACCCGCATGGACTCCTCCAACTACATGCCCCAGATGTTCTGGAATGCTGGATGCCAGATGGTTGCCCTCAACTTCCAGACGATGG ACTTGCCCATGCAGCAGAACATGGCAGTGTTTGAGTTCAATGGGCAGAGCGGCTACCTCCTCAAGCACGAGTTCATGCGCCGGCCGGACAAGCAGTTCAACCCCTTCTCAGTGGACCGCATCGACGTGGTGGTGGCCACCACCCTTTCTATCACG GTGATCTCTGGGCAGTTCCTGTCAGAACGCAGCGTGCGCACCTATGTGGAAGTGGAGCTGTTTGGCCTTCCTGGGGACCCCAAGAGGCGCTACCGAACTAAGCTGTCACCCAGTACCAATTCCATCAATCCTGTCTGGAAGGAGGAGCCCTTTGTCTTTGAGAAG ATCTTGATGCCTGAGCTGGCCTCTCTCAGGGTGGCTGTGATGGAGGAAGGCAACAAGTTTCTTGGACACCGCATCATCCCCATCAATGCCCTAAATTCTG GGTACCACCACCTGTGCCTACACAGTGAGAGCAACATGCCCCTCACCATGCCTGCGCTCTTCGTCTTCCTGGAGATGAAGGACTACGTACCTGGTGCCTGGGCAG ATCTCACTGTGGCCCTCGCCAACCCCATCAAGTTCTTCAATGCCCATGACAAGAG AAGCCCTTCCCACTGGCGAGTCCAGTTGCCAGCCAGGTCAATGGTGCGTTGGCCCCAAAGAGCAATGGGTCACCAG CCAAGGCCTGGGCCAGGGAAGAGGCTATGA
- the PLCB2 gene encoding 1-phosphatidylinositol 4,5-bisphosphate phosphodiesterase beta-2 isoform X6 — MSLLNPVLLPPRVKAYLSQGERFIKWDDETTIASPVILRVDPKGYYLYWTYQSKEMEFLDITSIRDTRFGKFAKMPKSQKLRDVFNMDFPDNSFLLKTLTVVSGPDMVDLTFHNFVSYKENVGKVWAEDILALVKHPLTANASRSTFLDKILVKLKMQLNSEGKIPVKNFFQMFPADRKRVEAALSACHLPKGKNDAINPEDFPEPVYKSFLMSLCPRPEIDEIFTSYHAKAKPYMTKEHLTKFINQKQRDSRLNSLLFPPARPDQVQGLIDKYEPSGINVQRGQLSPEGMVWFLCGPENSVLAQDKLLLHHDMTQPLNHYFINSSHNTYLTAGQFSGLSSAEMYRQVLLSGCRCVELDCWKGKPPDEEPIITHGFTMTTDIFFKEAIEAIAESAFKTSPYPIILSFENHVDSPRQQAKMAEYCRTIFGDMLLTEPLEKFPLKPGVPLPSPEDLRGKILIKNKKNQFSSPTSSSKDPGGEAEGSSPRSAPAGEGTVWAGEEGTELEDEEVEEEEEEESGNLDEEEIKKMQSDEGTAGLEVTAYEEMSSLVNYIQPTKFISFEFSAQKNRSYVISSFTELKAYDLLSKASVQFVDYNKRQMSRIYPKGTRMDSSNYMPQMFWNAGCQMVALNFQTMDLPMQQNMAVFEFNGQSGYLLKHEFMRRPDKQFNPFSVDRIDVVVATTLSITVISGQFLSERSVRTYVEVELFGLPGDPKRRYRTKLSPSTNSINPVWKEEPFVFEKILMPELASLRVAVMEEGNKFLGHRIIPINALNSGYHHLCLHSESNMPLTMPALFVFLEMKDYVPGAWADLTVALANPIKFFNAHDKRSVKLKEVMGGLPEKPFPLASPVASQVNGALAPKSNGSPEPRTASLEELRELKGVVKLQRRHEKELRELERRGARRWEELLQRGAAQLAELGPRGAGGGGAGKLGPGKGSRKKRSLPCEESAGTAPGESPEGMDARVRELKDRLELELLRQGEEQYECVLKRKEQHAAEQISKMMELAREKQAAELKALKETAEIDTKEMKKKLETKRLERIQGMTKVTADKMAQERLKREINNSHIQEVVQVIKQMTENLEKHQEKLEEKQAACLEQIREMEKQASLLSPQFQKEALAEYEARMKGLEAEVKESVRACFRTCFPSETKDKPERDCECPPELCEQDPVVAKTDVQESHL; from the exons ATGTCTCTGCTCAACCCTGTGCTGCTGCCCCCCAGGGTGAAGGCCTATCTGAGCCAAGGGGAGCGCTTCATCAAATGGGATGAT GAAACTACAATTGCCTCTCCAGTTATCCTCCGTGTGGATCCTAAGGGCTACTACTTATACTGGACATATCAAAGCAAG GAGATGGAGTTTCTGGATATCACCAGCATCCGGGACACTCGCTTTGGGAAGTTTGCCAAGATGCCCAAG AGCCAGAAGCTCCGGGACGTCTTCAACATGGACTTTCCTGACAACAGCTTCCTGCTGAAGACGCTCACTGTGGTGTCTGGCCCGGACATGGTGGACCTCACCTTCCACAACTTCGTCTCCTACAAGGAGAACGTGGGCAAG GTCTGGGCTGAGGACATACTGGCCCTAGTCAAGCATCCGCTGACGGCCAACGCCTCCCGCAGCACCTTCCTGGACAAGAT CCTCGTGAAGCTCAAGATGCAGCTCAACTCTGAAGGGAAGATTCCAGTGAAGAA CTTTTTCCAGATGTTTCCTGCTGACCGCAAGCGGGTGGAAGCTGCTCTCAGTGCCTGCCACCTCCCTAAAGGCAAG AATGACGCCATCAATCCTGAGGACTTCCCAGAACCTGTCTACAAGAGTTTCCTCATGAGCCTCTGTCCTCGGCCAGAAATAGATGAGATCTTCACTTCTTA CCATGCTAAGGCCAAACCCTACATGACGAAGGAGCACCTGACCAAATTCATCAACCAGAAACAGCGGGACTCCCGGCTTAACTCCCTGCTGTTCCCGCCAGCACGGCCTGACCAGGTGCAGGGCCTCATCGACAAGTATGAGCCCAGTGGCATCAATGTGCAGAGGG GCCAGTTGTCACCTGAGGGCATGGTCTGGTTTCTCTGTGGGCCGGAGAACAGTGTGCTGGCCCAGGACAAGCTGCTGCTCCACCACGACATGACACAGCCACTCAATCATTACTTCATCAACTCGTCCCACAACACCTACCTGACAG CCGGCCAGTTCTCAGGCCTCTCCTCGGCTGAGATGTACCGCCAGGTGCTGCTGTCCGGCTGCCGTTGCGTGGAGCTAGATTGCTGGAAGGGGAAACCCCCTGACGAAGAGCCCATTATCACCCACGGCTTCACCATGACCACAGACATCTTCTTCAAA GAAGCAATTGAGGCTATTGCAGAAAGCGCCTTTAAGACCTCCCCGTATCCTATCATCCTGTCATTTGAGAACCATGTGGACTC ACCCCGCCAGCAGGCTAAGATGGCTGAGTATTGCCGGACGATCTTTGGGGATATGCTGCTCACAGAGCCCCTGGAAAAGTTCCCA CTGAAACCAGGTGtccccctgcccagccctgagGATCTCAGGGGCAAGATCCTCATCAAGAACAAGAAGAACCAGTTTTCCAGCCCCACCTCCTCCAGTAAGGATCCTGggggggaggctgagggcagcagCCCACGCAGTGCCCCTGCAGGTGAGGGCACAG TGTGGGCTGGCGAGGAAGGGACTGAGCTGGAGGACgaggaggtggaagaggaagaggaggaggagtcaGGAAACCTGGACGAAGAAGAGATTAAGAAGATGCAGTCGGATGAG GGCACAGCGGGCCTGGAAGTGACGGCTTATGAGGAGATGTCCAGCCTAGTCAATTACATTCAGCCCACCAAGTTCATCTCCTTTGAGTTCTCTGCTC AAAAGAACCGAAGTTATGTCATCTCGTCCTTCACAGAACTCAAGGCATATGACCTGCTCTCCAAGGCCTCGGTGCAGTTTGTGGA CTACAACAAGCGCCAGATGAGCCGCATTTACCCCAAGGGAACCCGCATGGACTCCTCCAACTACATGCCCCAGATGTTCTGGAATGCTGGATGCCAGATGGTTGCCCTCAACTTCCAGACGATGG ACTTGCCCATGCAGCAGAACATGGCAGTGTTTGAGTTCAATGGGCAGAGCGGCTACCTCCTCAAGCACGAGTTCATGCGCCGGCCGGACAAGCAGTTCAACCCCTTCTCAGTGGACCGCATCGACGTGGTGGTGGCCACCACCCTTTCTATCACG GTGATCTCTGGGCAGTTCCTGTCAGAACGCAGCGTGCGCACCTATGTGGAAGTGGAGCTGTTTGGCCTTCCTGGGGACCCCAAGAGGCGCTACCGAACTAAGCTGTCACCCAGTACCAATTCCATCAATCCTGTCTGGAAGGAGGAGCCCTTTGTCTTTGAGAAG ATCTTGATGCCTGAGCTGGCCTCTCTCAGGGTGGCTGTGATGGAGGAAGGCAACAAGTTTCTTGGACACCGCATCATCCCCATCAATGCCCTAAATTCTG GGTACCACCACCTGTGCCTACACAGTGAGAGCAACATGCCCCTCACCATGCCTGCGCTCTTCGTCTTCCTGGAGATGAAGGACTACGTACCTGGTGCCTGGGCAG ATCTCACTGTGGCCCTCGCCAACCCCATCAAGTTCTTCAATGCCCATGACAAGAGGTCTGTGAAGCTCAAGGAGGTCATGGGAGGGCTGCCTGAG AAGCCCTTCCCACTGGCGAGTCCAGTTGCCAGCCAGGTCAATGGTGCGTTGGCCCCAAAGAGCAATGGGTCACCAG AGCCACGGACCGCCAGCCTGGAGGAGCTCCGGGAGCTAAAGGGCGTCGTGAAGCTGCAGCGGCGGCACGAGAAGGAACTGCGGGAGTTGGAGCGGCGCGGAGCGCGGCGCTGGGAGGAGCTGCTGCAGCGGGGCGCGGCGCAGCTGGCCGAGCTCGGGCCACGGGGCGCGGGGGGTGGCGGGGCCGGCAAGCTCGGCCCGGGCAAAGGCTCTCGCAAGAAGAG GAGCCTGCCTTGCGAGGAGAGCGCCGGAACCGCGCCGGGCGAGAGCCCTGAGGGCATGGACGCGCGCGTGCGGGAGCTGAAGgacaggctggagctggagctgctgcGGCAGGGCGAGGAGCAGTACGAGTGCGTTCTGAAGCGCAAGGAGCAGCACGCGGCCGAG CAAATCTCCAAAATGATGGAGCTGGCCAGAGAGAAACAGGCGGCAGAGCTGAAGGCCCTGAAGGAGACGGCGGAGAT CGACAccaaagagatgaagaaaaagctGGAGACCAAGAGACTGGAGCGGATCCAGGGCATGACCAAAGTCACCGCAGATAAGATGGCCCAGGAGAG GTTGAAGAGAGAGATTAACAACTCCCACATCCAGGAAGTAGTGCAGGTGATCAAGCAG ATGACAGAGAACTTGGAGAAGCACCAGGAGAAGCTGGAAGAGAAGCAGGCTGCTTGCCTGGAACAGATACGGGAGATGGAAAAGCAG GCGTCCTTGCTGTCTCCACAGTTCCAGAAGGAGGCGCTGGCAGAGTATGAGGCCAGGATGAagggtctggaggcagaggtgaaggAGTCGGTGAGGGCCTGCTTCAGGACCTGCTTTCCCTCTGAGACCAAGGACAAGCCTGAGAGGGACTGCGAGTGCCCCCCGGAGCTGTGTGAGCAGGACCCAGTCGTAGCAAAGACAGATGTCCAGGAGAGCCACCTTTGA